A window from Schistosoma haematobium chromosome 1, whole genome shotgun sequence encodes these proteins:
- a CDS encoding hypothetical protein (EggNog:ENOG410VGNY~COG:S~SECRETED:SignalP(1-24)), whose translation MLKHGGDDMCVLLLKIFAISLSTACYPNAWKTTHIVPKIKTGPETNVENYRPINITSVVSRVMEKVVKAAVVQHLLGNNLISTSQHGFLRSRSSDTCLVDYLNDITLKRDSGLFVSVLFLDFKKVFDKVPHKRLLLKLKSLGIHNPLYSWFASFLTERKQMVKYNDCLSSPRPITSGVIQRSVLGPLLFLMYINDICNTIEFGKPYLYADDLKIVYSYKPETLSESVSQIQKDLNNLTIWSEKWQLPFNLNKCGIMHFGKHPYKPRLHLNECRVQTLESVHDLGINYTGSLNFEEHASSIISKSRRLIGFIMKNFFTTEGKLTLYKICVRPSLEYCSFVFSNMNIADKIRVEDVQRRFTRQLLGCNWNLDYTDRCKHLSLEPLWHRRLKNNLIFLYKAIYGLSFLTSCPTVTHDPAYRLRNNAYTLLTVKHQKQMRCKFFTVRYSVLWNRLPMPIRNCDTFTRFKKLITLFLDSKELQHFLELPPTDVALYYGPPSI comes from the coding sequence ATGCTAAAACAtggaggtgatgatatgtgtgttttgcttctcaaaatattcgcgatatcactctctacagcgtgttaccctaatgcctggaaaactacacatatcgTTCCCAAAATAAAAACAGGACCTGAAacaaacgttgaaaattaccggcccataaacataacttcagtggtttccagagtgatggaaaaagtagttaaggcggctgtagtccaacatctacttGGTAATAATCTCATCTCaacctcccagcatggatttcttaggtccagatcatccgatacatgcctagtagactacctgaatgatataactctgaaacgagacagcggactctttgtatcagtcctattcctagactttaagaaagtctttgataaggtcccacacaaaaggctactcctcaaactaaagtccttgggaatacacaacccactgtactcatggtttgcttcgttcttaacagaacgtaaacagatggtaaagtacaatgactgtctctcgtcccctagaccaatcaccagtggagtcatccagagaagcgtattaggtccacttttgtttcttatgtatataaacgatatatgtaacaccatagaatttgggaaaccatacttatatgctgatgatctcaaaatagtatacagctataagcctgagacactaagcgaaagtgtatcccagatccaaaaggacctcaataacttaactatctggagtgaaaaatggcaattaccatttaacctcaacaagtgcgggatcatgcactttggaaagcatccctataaaccgcgacttcacttaaatgaatgtagagtccaaacactcgaatcagtacacgatttaggaattaactacacaggaagcctgaactttgaagaacatgcctcctctattatttctaaatctagacggctaattggttttataatgaaaaactttttcacaacagagggtaaacttactctctacaaaatatgtgtacgaccctcccttgaatactgctcttttgtcttctctaatatgaatatcgcagacaagataagagtagaagatgttcaaagacgtttcacacgtcaactactaggatgtaactggaatctcgattacacagacagatgtaagcatctatctttagaacctttatggcaccgtaggctaaaaaacaatttaatatttctctacaaagcgatatatgggctctcctttctaacctcctgcccgactgtcacccacgacccagcctatagacttagaaacaacgcatatacactacttaccgtaaaacaccaaaaacaaatgcgttgtaagttttttacagtacggtatagtgtattgtggaacaggctgccaatgcctatccgtaactgtgatacgtttaccagattcaaaaagctaataaccctatttctagactccaaagagcttcaacatttccttgaactcccgcccaccgatgtggcactttattacggaccgcctagtatctag